The Zonotrichia leucophrys gambelii isolate GWCS_2022_RI chromosome 20, RI_Zleu_2.0, whole genome shotgun sequence genome contains a region encoding:
- the GHRH gene encoding somatoliberin — protein MLDKATLLLFLHLVSCSTSSPLYPALRFSPGPVAGKAMSFQLQPSSSLQSHSPLAQEQQEEGFLTDPTEKRMQRHADAIFTDNYRKFLGQISARKFLQTIIGKRLGSSESSPGEGLQEFLSRRQSDSILMDSQYQQQMVLRDFLGAILQSHRPQDIDSSGLEGFPSTLAKLM, from the exons ATGCTGGATAAGGCcaccctgctcctgttcctgcatTTAGTCTCATGCTCCACCTCCTCCCCTCTCTACCCAGCTCTCAG GTTCAGCCCAGGGCCGGTTGCTGGCAAGGCCATGAgcttccagctgcagcccagcagctccctgcagagccacagccccctggcacaggagcagcaggaggagggctTCCTAACAGACCCCACTGAGAAAAG GATGCAGCGCCACGCTGACGCCATATTCACTGACAACTACAGGAAATTCCTGGGGCAGATTTCAGCCCGAAAATTCCTCCAGACCATCATTGGCAAGAGGCTTGG AAGCAGCgagagcagcccaggggaggggctgcaggaattCCTGAGCCGGCGCCAGTCCGACAGCATCCTGATGGACAGCCAGTACCAGCAGCAGATGGTGCTGAGGGACTtcctgggagccatcctgcagagccacag GCCTCAGGACATTGACAGCAGTGGGCTGGAAGGCTTTCCCAGCACCCTGGCCAAGCTCATGTAA